A stretch of Rhodopirellula bahusiensis DNA encodes these proteins:
- a CDS encoding Lpg1974 family pore-forming outer membrane protein encodes MTSKRSPLAPNESDFDVPRLDSPRDFRNLKLALLCSPLCLALLAFHWTSPLRADDDPVLTLSDFQAPGTNDFKSEAAPVNFSEIQPIDLDSRFAEMQMRIQELESNRFDDRSTLRQTSEGLQPKPEEGRLFATFESVLVQPTQSNSTAIIVQTDEGFSHIGFPWQIEHSPRIQFGREAEDNTLGWRVRFWEFRHSDGLIANDANGLIPTGNEGTAGYFIENGDILTGLAFINEGEFQSTVRTDVIDWELQRRIASPVDFYAGIRYAKVAQGYYASTDEGTIQGHSQFRGMGPTMALQINHVLPVENLQLFANLRGSMLYGARKFSATDSLTPLGNIRQTIGDIDLRPGDDSADSLVANAEMQMGLRIVMTDHFSMTVAMEAMHYNGVGGPNPTGVFTGPDGGLNGDSPMDDNLGFLGLTVGSQLNW; translated from the coding sequence GTGACCTCGAAACGTTCACCGCTCGCTCCCAATGAAAGCGACTTTGACGTGCCCCGCCTTGATTCTCCACGTGATTTCCGCAACTTGAAATTGGCATTGCTCTGCTCGCCACTCTGTCTGGCGTTGCTTGCGTTCCATTGGACCAGCCCTCTCCGTGCCGACGACGATCCAGTGCTGACACTGTCTGACTTCCAGGCTCCCGGCACAAATGATTTCAAAAGCGAAGCCGCCCCGGTCAATTTCAGCGAGATTCAACCGATCGATCTGGATTCTCGATTCGCAGAGATGCAAATGCGAATCCAAGAACTGGAATCCAACCGATTCGACGATCGAAGCACGCTGCGACAAACAAGCGAAGGCCTTCAACCCAAACCCGAAGAAGGACGCCTGTTTGCCACCTTCGAAAGCGTCCTCGTCCAGCCCACACAGAGCAACAGCACGGCGATCATCGTTCAAACCGACGAAGGGTTTTCACACATCGGGTTCCCTTGGCAAATCGAGCACAGCCCGAGGATCCAATTCGGTCGCGAAGCGGAAGACAACACACTGGGCTGGCGAGTTCGATTTTGGGAATTCCGTCACTCAGATGGTTTGATCGCCAATGATGCAAACGGACTAATCCCAACCGGAAACGAAGGCACAGCGGGCTACTTCATCGAAAACGGTGACATCCTGACTGGCCTCGCGTTCATCAACGAAGGCGAATTCCAAAGCACCGTGCGAACCGATGTGATCGACTGGGAGCTCCAGCGGCGAATCGCCAGCCCAGTGGATTTCTATGCCGGCATTCGATACGCCAAAGTTGCCCAAGGCTACTATGCCTCCACCGACGAAGGCACCATCCAAGGTCACTCCCAATTTCGAGGAATGGGACCGACCATGGCACTGCAAATCAACCATGTTCTACCGGTCGAAAACTTGCAACTTTTCGCGAATCTTCGCGGCTCGATGCTCTACGGAGCACGCAAGTTTTCCGCCACCGACAGCCTCACGCCTTTGGGTAACATTCGCCAAACCATCGGCGACATTGACTTGCGTCCCGGTGACGACTCGGCTGATTCTCTGGTGGCCAATGCCGAAATGCAAATGGGACTTCGCATCGTGATGACCGATCATTTTTCAATGACCGTTGCGATGGAAGCGATGCACTACAACGGCGTTGGCGGCCCCAACCCAACCGGAGTCTTCACTGGTCCCGACGGCGGCCTCAACGGAGACTCACCGATGGACGACAACCTTGGGTTTCTCGGCCTGACCGTTGGATCCCAGCTGAATTGGTAG